Proteins encoded together in one Anguilla anguilla isolate fAngAng1 chromosome 9, fAngAng1.pri, whole genome shotgun sequence window:
- the akap10 gene encoding A-kinase anchor protein 10, mitochondrial isoform X2 — protein sequence MSFFRRKAKAKEIERPVDPKPTKAPVTSHSPSQASRNHHAILEAAGPSHVAINAISANMDSFARGRTAILKKQPSHMEAAHFGDLGRSSVNYQAQETRSRLSKTVDQILRDSVAMPYYIQFMETQGADHLVKFWLEAESFRATSWSRVRAHSLNSVKHSSLAEPASPSARGPGSEDSSGSPPLAHTPSPPDTNSHSPGGAGVSHGNSLGPDGGREPGALQQVPQGETPTRQPSSRMGTPFKLQATNALKQLSDKLMKSIERDAVSIFTKYISPDAARSIPITESVRNDIVAKICGEDGQVDPNCFVTAQSVVFGIMDEQHFTEFLRSHHFCKYQIEVLTSGTVFLADILFCESALFYFSEYMEKEEAVNILQFWLAADNFQDQLAAKKGQYDGQEAQNDAMILYDKYFSLQATNPLGFDDLVRLEIESNICREGGPLPTCFTTPLRQAWTTMEKVYMPGFLSSNLYYKYLNDLINSVRADEFFGGNAVAPGQGLTQDGDRSTSTSEETQAQQGTKKAAIKILKNFDEAITVDIASLDPESLYQRPYAGMTFGKVNELGQFIREAEPEPDVKKSKGSIFSLAMKKWVQGNSDEAQEEMAWKIAKMIVNDVMHQAHHDQPGDQATKVLDLSGATL from the exons CTCCGGTTACATCGCACTCCCCGTCTCAGGCTTCCCGCAACCACCATGCTATCCTGGAGGCAGCTGGGCCCAGCCACGTGGCCATCAACGCCATCTCCGCCAACATGGACTCCTTCGCCCGCGGGCGCACCGCTATTCTCAAGAAGCAGCCCAGTCACATGGAGGCTGCGCATTTTGGGGACCTAG GGCGTTCCAGCGTCAACTACCAGGCGCAGGAGACGCGGTCGCGGCTGTCCAAGACGGTGGACCAGATCCTGCGGGACAGCGTGGCCATGCCCTACTACATCCAGTTCATGGAGACGCAGGGGGCCGACCACCTGGTCAAGTTCTGGCTGGAGGCCGAGAGCTTCCGGGCCACCAGCTGGTCCCGGGTCCGGGCGCACAGCCTCAACTCCGTCAAGCACAGCTCGCTGGCCGAGCCGGCCTCGCCCTCCGCCCGGGGTCCCGGGAGCGAGGACTCGTCCGGGTCGCCCCCGCTCgcccacacccccagccccccggaCACTAACTCTCACAGCCCCGGGGGGGCCGGCGTCTCCCACGGCAACTCCCTGGGCCCGGACGGCGGCAGGGAGCCCGGGGCCCTTCAGCAGGTCCCGCAGGGCGAGACTCCCACCAGGCAACCCTCCTCCAGGATGGGGACCCCCTTCAAACTCCAGGCAACGAACGCACTCAAACAGCTGTCTGACAAGCTCATGAAGA GTATAGAGAGAGATGCAGTGAGTATCTTTACCAAGTACATCTCTCCTGATGCTGCTAGATCCATCCCCATCACAGAATCCGTCAGAAACGACATAGTGG CAAAAATCTGTGGGGAAGATGGGCAGGTGGATCCAAACTGTTTTGTCACAGCACAGTCGGTAGTCTTCGGCATCATGGATGAACA GCACTTTACCGAATTTTTACGGAGCCATCATTTCTGCAAGTACCAGATCGAGGTGCTGACCAGCGGTACCGTGTTCCTGGCCGACATCCTCTTCTGCGAGTCGGCCCTCTTCTACTTCTCAGAG tacatggAGAAGGAGGAAGCTGTCAACATCCTGCAGTTCTGGCTTGCCGCCGACAACTTTCAGGACCAGCTGGCAGCCAAGAAGGGCCAGTACGACGGGCAGGAGGCTCAGAATGACGCCATGATCCTGTACGACAA GTATTTCTCCCTTCAAGCCACAAACCCCCTGGGTTTCGACGACTTGGTGCGGTTAGAAATAGAGTCCAACATCTGCCGGGAGGGCGGTCCCCTGCCCACCTGCTTCACCACGCCCCTGCGGCAGGCGTGGACCACTATGGAGAAG gtTTACATGCCAGGCTTCTTGTCTAGTAACCTTTATTACAAGTATCTGAATGACTTGATCAATTCCGTCCGGGCCGACGAGTTTTTCGGCGGGAACGCGGTTGCCCCGGGACAAGGTCTGACCCAGGACGGCGATCGCAGCACTAGCACCTCGGAGGAGACACAAGCCCAG CAAGGCACCAAAAAGGCAGCAATTAAAATCCTGAAAAACTTTGACGAGGCAATAACGGTGGACATCGCCAGCCTGGACCCGGAGTCTCTCTATCAGCGCCCGTACGCTGG AATGACGTTTGGGAAGGTGAACGAGCTCGGGCAGTTCATCAGGGAGGCGGAGCCGGAACCTGACGTGAAGAAGTCCAAAG GCTCCATATTTTCCCTGGCGATGAAGAAGTGGGTGCAGGGAAATTCGGATGAG GCCCAGGAAGAGATGGCCTGGAAGATTGCCAAGATGATCGTGAATGACGTCATGCATCAGGCGCATCACGATCAGCCCGGCGACCAGGCGACTAAGGTGCTGGATCTCTCAGGAGCGACA CTATGA
- the akap10 gene encoding A-kinase anchor protein 10, mitochondrial isoform X3 encodes MSFFRRKAKAKEIERPVDPKPTKAPVTSHSPSQASRNHHAILEAAGPSHVAINAISANMDSFARGRTAILKKQPSHMEAAHFGDLGRSSVNYQAQETRSRLSKTVDQILRDSVAMPYYIQFMETQGADHLVKFWLEAESFRATSWSRVRAHSLNSVKHSSLAEPASPSARGPGSEDSSGSPPLAHTPSPPDTNSHSPGGAGVSHGNSLGPDGGREPGALQQVPQGETPTRQPSSRMGTPFKLQATNALKQLSDKLMKSIERDAVSIFTKYISPDAARSIPITESVRNDIVAKICGEDGQVDPNCFVTAQSVVFGIMDEQHFTEFLRSHHFCKYQIEVLTSGTVFLADILFCESALFYFSEYMEKEEAVNILQFWLAADNFQDQLAAKKGQYDGQEAQNDAMILYDKYFSLQATNPLGFDDLVRLEIESNICREGGPLPTCFTTPLRQAWTTMEKVYMPGFLSSNLYYKYLNDLINSVRADEFFGGNAVAPGQGLTQDGDRSTSTSEETQAQQGTKKAAIKILKNFDEAITVDIASLDPESLYQRPYAGRMTFGKVNELGQFIREAEPEPDVKKSKGSIFSLAMKKWVQGNSDEAQEEMAWKIAKMIVNDVMHQAHHDQPGDQATKL; translated from the exons CTCCGGTTACATCGCACTCCCCGTCTCAGGCTTCCCGCAACCACCATGCTATCCTGGAGGCAGCTGGGCCCAGCCACGTGGCCATCAACGCCATCTCCGCCAACATGGACTCCTTCGCCCGCGGGCGCACCGCTATTCTCAAGAAGCAGCCCAGTCACATGGAGGCTGCGCATTTTGGGGACCTAG GGCGTTCCAGCGTCAACTACCAGGCGCAGGAGACGCGGTCGCGGCTGTCCAAGACGGTGGACCAGATCCTGCGGGACAGCGTGGCCATGCCCTACTACATCCAGTTCATGGAGACGCAGGGGGCCGACCACCTGGTCAAGTTCTGGCTGGAGGCCGAGAGCTTCCGGGCCACCAGCTGGTCCCGGGTCCGGGCGCACAGCCTCAACTCCGTCAAGCACAGCTCGCTGGCCGAGCCGGCCTCGCCCTCCGCCCGGGGTCCCGGGAGCGAGGACTCGTCCGGGTCGCCCCCGCTCgcccacacccccagccccccggaCACTAACTCTCACAGCCCCGGGGGGGCCGGCGTCTCCCACGGCAACTCCCTGGGCCCGGACGGCGGCAGGGAGCCCGGGGCCCTTCAGCAGGTCCCGCAGGGCGAGACTCCCACCAGGCAACCCTCCTCCAGGATGGGGACCCCCTTCAAACTCCAGGCAACGAACGCACTCAAACAGCTGTCTGACAAGCTCATGAAGA GTATAGAGAGAGATGCAGTGAGTATCTTTACCAAGTACATCTCTCCTGATGCTGCTAGATCCATCCCCATCACAGAATCCGTCAGAAACGACATAGTGG CAAAAATCTGTGGGGAAGATGGGCAGGTGGATCCAAACTGTTTTGTCACAGCACAGTCGGTAGTCTTCGGCATCATGGATGAACA GCACTTTACCGAATTTTTACGGAGCCATCATTTCTGCAAGTACCAGATCGAGGTGCTGACCAGCGGTACCGTGTTCCTGGCCGACATCCTCTTCTGCGAGTCGGCCCTCTTCTACTTCTCAGAG tacatggAGAAGGAGGAAGCTGTCAACATCCTGCAGTTCTGGCTTGCCGCCGACAACTTTCAGGACCAGCTGGCAGCCAAGAAGGGCCAGTACGACGGGCAGGAGGCTCAGAATGACGCCATGATCCTGTACGACAA GTATTTCTCCCTTCAAGCCACAAACCCCCTGGGTTTCGACGACTTGGTGCGGTTAGAAATAGAGTCCAACATCTGCCGGGAGGGCGGTCCCCTGCCCACCTGCTTCACCACGCCCCTGCGGCAGGCGTGGACCACTATGGAGAAG gtTTACATGCCAGGCTTCTTGTCTAGTAACCTTTATTACAAGTATCTGAATGACTTGATCAATTCCGTCCGGGCCGACGAGTTTTTCGGCGGGAACGCGGTTGCCCCGGGACAAGGTCTGACCCAGGACGGCGATCGCAGCACTAGCACCTCGGAGGAGACACAAGCCCAG CAAGGCACCAAAAAGGCAGCAATTAAAATCCTGAAAAACTTTGACGAGGCAATAACGGTGGACATCGCCAGCCTGGACCCGGAGTCTCTCTATCAGCGCCCGTACGCTGG AAGAATGACGTTTGGGAAGGTGAACGAGCTCGGGCAGTTCATCAGGGAGGCGGAGCCGGAACCTGACGTGAAGAAGTCCAAAG GCTCCATATTTTCCCTGGCGATGAAGAAGTGGGTGCAGGGAAATTCGGATGAG GCCCAGGAAGAGATGGCCTGGAAGATTGCCAAGATGATCGTGAATGACGTCATGCATCAGGCGCATCACGATCAGCCCGGCGACCAGGCGACTAAG CTATGA
- the akap10 gene encoding A-kinase anchor protein 10, mitochondrial isoform X1 has product MSFFRRKAKAKEIERPVDPKPTKAPVTSHSPSQASRNHHAILEAAGPSHVAINAISANMDSFARGRTAILKKQPSHMEAAHFGDLGRSSVNYQAQETRSRLSKTVDQILRDSVAMPYYIQFMETQGADHLVKFWLEAESFRATSWSRVRAHSLNSVKHSSLAEPASPSARGPGSEDSSGSPPLAHTPSPPDTNSHSPGGAGVSHGNSLGPDGGREPGALQQVPQGETPTRQPSSRMGTPFKLQATNALKQLSDKLMKSIERDAVSIFTKYISPDAARSIPITESVRNDIVAKICGEDGQVDPNCFVTAQSVVFGIMDEQHFTEFLRSHHFCKYQIEVLTSGTVFLADILFCESALFYFSEYMEKEEAVNILQFWLAADNFQDQLAAKKGQYDGQEAQNDAMILYDKYFSLQATNPLGFDDLVRLEIESNICREGGPLPTCFTTPLRQAWTTMEKVYMPGFLSSNLYYKYLNDLINSVRADEFFGGNAVAPGQGLTQDGDRSTSTSEETQAQQGTKKAAIKILKNFDEAITVDIASLDPESLYQRPYAGRMTFGKVNELGQFIREAEPEPDVKKSKGSIFSLAMKKWVQGNSDEAQEEMAWKIAKMIVNDVMHQAHHDQPGDQATKVLDLSGATL; this is encoded by the exons CTCCGGTTACATCGCACTCCCCGTCTCAGGCTTCCCGCAACCACCATGCTATCCTGGAGGCAGCTGGGCCCAGCCACGTGGCCATCAACGCCATCTCCGCCAACATGGACTCCTTCGCCCGCGGGCGCACCGCTATTCTCAAGAAGCAGCCCAGTCACATGGAGGCTGCGCATTTTGGGGACCTAG GGCGTTCCAGCGTCAACTACCAGGCGCAGGAGACGCGGTCGCGGCTGTCCAAGACGGTGGACCAGATCCTGCGGGACAGCGTGGCCATGCCCTACTACATCCAGTTCATGGAGACGCAGGGGGCCGACCACCTGGTCAAGTTCTGGCTGGAGGCCGAGAGCTTCCGGGCCACCAGCTGGTCCCGGGTCCGGGCGCACAGCCTCAACTCCGTCAAGCACAGCTCGCTGGCCGAGCCGGCCTCGCCCTCCGCCCGGGGTCCCGGGAGCGAGGACTCGTCCGGGTCGCCCCCGCTCgcccacacccccagccccccggaCACTAACTCTCACAGCCCCGGGGGGGCCGGCGTCTCCCACGGCAACTCCCTGGGCCCGGACGGCGGCAGGGAGCCCGGGGCCCTTCAGCAGGTCCCGCAGGGCGAGACTCCCACCAGGCAACCCTCCTCCAGGATGGGGACCCCCTTCAAACTCCAGGCAACGAACGCACTCAAACAGCTGTCTGACAAGCTCATGAAGA GTATAGAGAGAGATGCAGTGAGTATCTTTACCAAGTACATCTCTCCTGATGCTGCTAGATCCATCCCCATCACAGAATCCGTCAGAAACGACATAGTGG CAAAAATCTGTGGGGAAGATGGGCAGGTGGATCCAAACTGTTTTGTCACAGCACAGTCGGTAGTCTTCGGCATCATGGATGAACA GCACTTTACCGAATTTTTACGGAGCCATCATTTCTGCAAGTACCAGATCGAGGTGCTGACCAGCGGTACCGTGTTCCTGGCCGACATCCTCTTCTGCGAGTCGGCCCTCTTCTACTTCTCAGAG tacatggAGAAGGAGGAAGCTGTCAACATCCTGCAGTTCTGGCTTGCCGCCGACAACTTTCAGGACCAGCTGGCAGCCAAGAAGGGCCAGTACGACGGGCAGGAGGCTCAGAATGACGCCATGATCCTGTACGACAA GTATTTCTCCCTTCAAGCCACAAACCCCCTGGGTTTCGACGACTTGGTGCGGTTAGAAATAGAGTCCAACATCTGCCGGGAGGGCGGTCCCCTGCCCACCTGCTTCACCACGCCCCTGCGGCAGGCGTGGACCACTATGGAGAAG gtTTACATGCCAGGCTTCTTGTCTAGTAACCTTTATTACAAGTATCTGAATGACTTGATCAATTCCGTCCGGGCCGACGAGTTTTTCGGCGGGAACGCGGTTGCCCCGGGACAAGGTCTGACCCAGGACGGCGATCGCAGCACTAGCACCTCGGAGGAGACACAAGCCCAG CAAGGCACCAAAAAGGCAGCAATTAAAATCCTGAAAAACTTTGACGAGGCAATAACGGTGGACATCGCCAGCCTGGACCCGGAGTCTCTCTATCAGCGCCCGTACGCTGG AAGAATGACGTTTGGGAAGGTGAACGAGCTCGGGCAGTTCATCAGGGAGGCGGAGCCGGAACCTGACGTGAAGAAGTCCAAAG GCTCCATATTTTCCCTGGCGATGAAGAAGTGGGTGCAGGGAAATTCGGATGAG GCCCAGGAAGAGATGGCCTGGAAGATTGCCAAGATGATCGTGAATGACGTCATGCATCAGGCGCATCACGATCAGCCCGGCGACCAGGCGACTAAGGTGCTGGATCTCTCAGGAGCGACA CTATGA